Sequence from the Zeugodacus cucurbitae isolate PBARC_wt_2022May chromosome 2, idZeuCucr1.2, whole genome shotgun sequence genome:
taatttattgttattcaattaagtaaaatgtaaatgtaatatatattgtGAAAGTTGCCTATTGATAAATTAGTTAGTTAGCAATACATAATATGTCggttaaacataaaaaattagttatttaaatttttagtttgtatacctaagtatttttttataatagactttaaaattttaataaggctatttgcattttatacgtgcctgaaatataataaagtttaatcagttaattaaatataataaataacactttatttctcattaaatttttaatttatgttaattttatatacaattaataaaattctattTCACATTTGATTTTCTAAAAGAATATAACCCTGCtctcaaaaataatttgaaatatggcACCTTTACGTTTATACCATTTGGAGCTGACGCCGTGGCAGCACTAAATGTTTTACCAAGTCTGGCAACAAATTAAGTTgtagtgaaaatttattaatttgtgcaTAAACAGAGAAAAACGAAtcaattatttagaaaaatggATAAACGTTCTAAGGAAGCGTTACGGCGCTATAAAAAGTCTAGACAGCAATCTAGTTCTGACAGTTCTAGTAGCTCTGATTCTGATTCATCAGGAAGCTCGTACTCAAGTTCAGATAGTGAACGCCATCGTCGTAAAAAGGCTCGACAGGCTGCTGGTAGTGCATCTCGACGTTCAAGTAGCTCATCTACTGAGGAACGGAGAAAGCGAGAAAAACGTGAACATTGTCAGAAAAAACTTGAAGCAAAGCGCATTCATCTTAAACGTAAATTAAAGGAAGCAAAATTGAAGAAAAGAGCCGCTGCAGCAGCTGCGGCTTTGAGTGGACACATCGGTCATAGATCACTTTCTCCTACAACTCAAGCAAAATTAAAGAAACTCACAGAACGCAAACATCAACGTGcagcaagtaaggaaagacgtGAACGGGAACGTGAGAAACATCGTGCAGCGATTGCTAGGGAAAGGGAGCGCGAACACCACCGCACAGGTTCTCGATCTCCtacgaaaattacaaaaatacgtATTCACCAAGATGTGAAACGCCAGAAAAGTCCACCTCGTATGCATCACACGATGATGTCTCGtgagaaaattattattcaaactCGTACACGAGAGCGTACGCCTTCTCCAACAGTGGAACGTCGCCATGAACACAAAATACGACATGAAGAATTGGTAAGAGAACGTGAAAGGCGCGATCGTGAACGTGACCGAGCTGAACGTGAGGCGGCACGAGATAAAGAACGAGCTGAAGCATTGGCGCGTTGTCAAGAGCGTCAACGAGAAAGGGAACGTTTAGCTAGGGAAAAGCTTCGACATGAGGAAGAGGAGAAAAAATATGGTGCAATCGCAAGTGAACGTGGAGACCGTTTATTGCCACGACCAGCAGAAAGGGAGTTAGCTATTGCAGCATCACGGGGATATAACAGCCGAGAGCGTTCTTTAGAAGCAATTGAAAGAACACGTCATATGTCAAAACGTGATTTAGATGTCTACGAACGAGAACGGGAATACATAGAAGCTGAAAGGCGTAACTTAATTAATCGTGAAGATATCAGACGTGATCGTGACTATATTCCCACGCGACGTCGTGAATTGAGTCCTGTTGGTGAACATTATTCTGCTCGATTGAGAGATCCCCATGAAGTGTACCCAGATGAAAGTCGGGACAGGTGAGTAGCTTTtagatttaattgaattatcttttattgaaaactttttCTTCCAAAGGGCTTATAATCGTACATATATTGAAGATGGTCATCACGGAAGGGAACGAGAAGCGCCCTGGCCTCGTGAAATACGAGAACGGGAGTTACATGATATTCGCGATGTAAGAGAACAACGAGATACCAGAGATCCACGCGATTTCAGAGATATGGAAAGTGAACTTATTTATCCGGATGAAAGAGAGCGCCTAATTCGAAATAGGGAGCGCGTTCGTGAGGAATGGAAAGGTGGATGGGATGTAGGCAGAGAACAAGAATGGAATGATACACCCCCAATAACTGGTCGCGGTGGCTTTATAGGTGGACCGAAAAGGAATGCTACCTTAATCGGTGGGGCACCTAACCCAGGACCTTCAAAAATAACACCACGTGAACAGCGAGCTCCCTCAGAGCCCGATTGGGATGCTGTTGAAGTACAGAATAATGCAGGagctaatataaataaaatagaaccCTCACTTATACGGGATGGAACAAATTTCGGCATCGGCTCAGGACAACGGGATACATGGGGTACAAATGATCATCATGATATGCCGCCTCAAAGAGAAAAAGCTATTCCACCACCACGTACAGAAGGTGTAGATCGGCGTTGGCAAAATGATTGGCGCGAAGATGAAGATACGATGCAAAGAGTTGCATCTGGAAATACTGGCGGTAATATTCCTTCATCGCTGCATCACCATCGAAACGAGCGTGGTGGCAGAAATTTTAGAAGAGGGGGTGGTGTAGGAGCACCTGATCATGGAGACCGCAATGGGCAAGGGCTCCGAACTCATCCACCACCATTAATGACATTACCCGTTCAACCACCTGCAACAGGTTTTCTTGGTGGAAATCCTAGATTCcccaataaaagtaaaatgactTACACAAACCCGAATATAATCAAAAAACAGCATGCTGCTATGGCAGCCGCAAAAGCTGCACAAGCCAGCGCTGTAGCAGCTGCAAGCACTGCAGTAGCAGCTGCTAAAGCTGCTGCACAAAGTGCAGCGAATGCTACCACCAATCCAAGTATACTAGGACAGGCACAGGCCAGCAACACTGTACGTCAGCAACATGAAACGTTTGTAAATGACGACAAGCCGGAAGCTGGAGAGATTTTACACGATGCTGATAGTAACAAAAAGTTGGATATGGGAGCTAcagctaaaaatattgataatttcTTAGCGCTGGGCAATCCTACAGCGGATGATGATCGAGCAGTTGGTGAACTAAGTGAAATTAGTGATAGTGACGATGATATTCTTAATAAAGGAGATAAAAAATCTAGAACTGAAACAGATGAGGATTCCACAATAAAAGTTGATGGTATTTCTGAGCAGGAAGATTTAACACGCAGTAACGATGATGCCGGAATTGTGGATGAGAAGCATGAAGACGACGAAATGCTTGATTTCGAAGAAATTTCAGATGGAGAGTTGGAGGAAGATTCGCGAAACAAAGGTACGCTAACTTCAGTTTTatcataaacaattatttattatgaatattaaattttaggtGTAGGAGATGCTTTAGGTGTCGACTGGGCCTCATTAATTGCTGAGACAAAACTTCAAGCTGAAAATGCTGTACCCGGAGCTAATGAACAACCGAAAACTGCAAAACAAAAGTGGCAACCGCACCGTATAATTCTTGACATGGGAATATCATTGTGTATGGCAGGCGAGGATTACGCCAAGAAACTGTTATCTGAATCAAGACAAAAATTAAACGAAGAATTGAAAGAAATAAACCAAAAGGACATATTAGAAAGTAATTCAGTATCGGTAAAAAAAGAGAATGAAGAGAGTAAGAATAATACTTTGGAACATGGTATGGATACCAAAGAAAATGTCGAAGTTAAACTGGAGCCGATCAACACTAAGCCATTAGATGAGATGGATGATGTTTCATTCAATTTTGAGCGTTTGCAACCACTGGCTTGTCTGCAAGTTGGTGAACGTAAACAGCGCTTGGATCGGCAAATGCTAATATCGAATGCATGTGGAAGTCACAGTCGAGCTTTAAGCGCCCGCCAAGATTTAAAATTACGAAGGcagttatgcaatttaccaCCACGTGATTGTGATTTATCCAAACCGCCGCCTACAAAtgctaaaataaaatcattggCTATAGCAGCTTTTCAACGTACAttagaagtaaaataaaaatgaatacacTTTGCATATGACAACAATCctctatacacatatgtattgtGTTTTtcggtataaaataaaataaagttatttacgaaaattaaaGTGTATACATCTGCATACAGAGTGACACAAAACATGTATGTAGTTCTAATTAACACTATAAATAAATGATTCCCCAAAACTCCCACTTGTTGGATCTCTTTTAAAAcatgtattaaattatatattatgttccattacatatttttcgttttaaaaaGGTTCAACTCTGTAGTTTGTTCAGCTAATAGGTCTAAGAAGATTTCCATTTTTAAATTGCACATATTATTTTCCTCTTCAAGAGTCCTTATACGTCGATTCAAACGTATGACGTCATCGGTATCCGTTTTACGAGTAGAATGTATCCAAATACCATCAGCGAAACGTAGCTCTTTGCTTCccaaattaagtgaaatatttttgaattcgtCTAAATCCTCACTTATAGCCGGACAACCGATATTACAGCGTGCTGTACGTGGCGGTGTTGGttttgattcatattttttcgtaaaaagcGGCATTATTTTACAACTTATTTGCACTCTAAATATACATAACAATGTAAAATGCAAATGTTTACGGAATACTAGAATATGTGTTACCATAACAACATTCAATttagaaaacacaaaaagcactCACTATTTGGGGGTTGtttgaatttgatttgatgTGGTTGGCAAAGGATAAGGTGGCATAAAATTAAACCCCACGGtgtagttatgtacatatgtatattggtaaATTGTTAACCACCGGCCTAAAAgtggatataaaaaaatcgtattaTGACAGAATGTAAATATGCCGGACAAAGAAAACAAATCCATATCATCGGACCAATACACGTAAGGAATAAacaattgtattaattacacaaaatatcaaacacttttttcaaaagtatcatAAAATTTTCATGTAATATTTCAGGCAATTAGATGAAATCAAGAGAACCTGTGAAAACTTAATCAATCAAACACAAACTGACTTGGAACATTTTACGGTATGTCAAATAAATCACTTCGATACTTCATTATCCAATACATTAGTGCGTTTTTAtaactttcttatattttaactGTGAAAACCTGTCAACCGTAATTGACCCACAAATGCAGCATGAACAGCTTCATTTAAGGAATCAAATAAATGATATAAtagctgaaaataaaaaaatagatacgAAACTGGAAGCTCTTAAGACAACAACTGTGCACATTAACGGAGATTCCAGGGATGATGCTACGAGAGAAAAATTCACAAACGATGCATTactgaatattaaaaaacaaatagacTCTCTGGAAGCGGTGAGTTCCATTTTTCTGAACCTTAGTATTTATATAGTtctgtttaaaaattcaaatgtaaTTTCAGGAAAACAATGAATTGAGGTCTCTCAATAATAGCTCCCGAAAACGGATACAAATTCTCGaaagtgaaattcaaaattatagaaattatcTATGTGAATCAAAAACCGTTGCTGAGGTAAAGAGGGGAGTTTGTAATATGGAAaacttcaaatatataaaagcaaTATTGTTATATCCGACCATTTTGTTTCAGCTTTGGTTAAACTGATTTGAACGGTCGTTCTGATCAAAAAACCTCGTTCGAATAtcttgtcaaaaaatattaatgaccaTGTTTATATTTCAGATAAAGCAAAAGTATGAGACTGCTATGTTAGTGCTGGAAAATACAATTCAAACACAAAAGACGCAAATAACAAAGCAAGCACAGGTCATCGACAATCTGTTCCAACAAAGGGAACAATTGaacaaacatat
This genomic interval carries:
- the LOC105218795 gene encoding fl(2)d-associated complex component, producing the protein MDKRSKEALRRYKKSRQQSSSDSSSSSDSDSSGSSYSSSDSERHRRKKARQAAGSASRRSSSSSTEERRKREKREHCQKKLEAKRIHLKRKLKEAKLKKRAAAAAAALSGHIGHRSLSPTTQAKLKKLTERKHQRAASKERREREREKHRAAIAREREREHHRTGSRSPTKITKIRIHQDVKRQKSPPRMHHTMMSREKIIIQTRTRERTPSPTVERRHEHKIRHEELVRERERRDRERDRAEREAARDKERAEALARCQERQRERERLAREKLRHEEEEKKYGAIASERGDRLLPRPAERELAIAASRGYNSRERSLEAIERTRHMSKRDLDVYEREREYIEAERRNLINREDIRRDRDYIPTRRRELSPVGEHYSARLRDPHEVYPDESRDRAYNRTYIEDGHHGREREAPWPREIRERELHDIRDVREQRDTRDPRDFRDMESELIYPDERERLIRNRERVREEWKGGWDVGREQEWNDTPPITGRGGFIGGPKRNATLIGGAPNPGPSKITPREQRAPSEPDWDAVEVQNNAGANINKIEPSLIRDGTNFGIGSGQRDTWGTNDHHDMPPQREKAIPPPRTEGVDRRWQNDWREDEDTMQRVASGNTGGNIPSSLHHHRNERGGRNFRRGGGVGAPDHGDRNGQGLRTHPPPLMTLPVQPPATGFLGGNPRFPNKSKMTYTNPNIIKKQHAAMAAAKAAQASAVAAASTAVAAAKAAAQSAANATTNPSILGQAQASNTVRQQHETFVNDDKPEAGEILHDADSNKKLDMGATAKNIDNFLALGNPTADDDRAVGELSEISDSDDDILNKGDKKSRTETDEDSTIKVDGISEQEDLTRSNDDAGIVDEKHEDDEMLDFEEISDGELEEDSRNKGVGDALGVDWASLIAETKLQAENAVPGANEQPKTAKQKWQPHRIILDMGISLCMAGEDYAKKLLSESRQKLNEELKEINQKDILESNSVSVKKENEESKNNTLEHGMDTKENVEVKLEPINTKPLDEMDDVSFNFERLQPLACLQVGERKQRLDRQMLISNACGSHSRALSARQDLKLRRQLCNLPPRDCDLSKPPPTNAKIKSLAIAAFQRTLEVK
- the LOC105218796 gene encoding protein chibby homolog 1 → MPLFTKKYESKPTPPRTARCNIGCPAISEDLDEFKNISLNLGSKELRFADGIWIHSTRKTDTDDVIRLNRRIRTLEEENNMCNLKMEIFLDLLAEQTTELNLFKTKNM